The following coding sequences are from one Paenibacillus sp. FSL R5-0912 window:
- a CDS encoding class I SAM-dependent methyltransferase, with amino-acid sequence MSQHYYSQQPEARHDRRSIDTVLRGKSLRFTSDAGVFSKGDIDHGSRVLIEAMKISDGAEVLDVGCGYGPIGISAALLTPKGHVTMIDINSRAVELARENAQHNGIRNVTVMESDVLSAVKGRTFDVVLTNPPIRAGKAVVHEIFEQAHAHLNEGGSLWIVIQKKQGAPSASAKLESLFSDVEEVGKDKGYRIIRAKK; translated from the coding sequence ATGTCGCAGCATTATTACTCGCAGCAGCCGGAAGCACGTCATGACAGACGCAGCATCGATACGGTACTGAGAGGCAAAAGCCTCCGCTTTACAAGCGACGCCGGTGTTTTTTCCAAAGGGGATATCGATCATGGTAGCCGAGTTCTGATCGAAGCTATGAAAATTTCGGATGGGGCGGAGGTGCTGGATGTTGGCTGTGGTTACGGACCTATAGGGATTAGTGCAGCACTCCTCACTCCCAAGGGACATGTGACGATGATTGATATCAACAGCCGTGCGGTAGAGCTTGCCCGCGAGAATGCGCAGCATAACGGAATCCGCAATGTTACGGTTATGGAAAGTGATGTACTGTCTGCGGTGAAGGGGCGTACATTCGATGTGGTTCTTACCAACCCGCCGATTCGTGCAGGCAAGGCTGTGGTTCATGAGATTTTTGAGCAGGCGCATGCGCATTTGAATGAGGGTGGAAGTCTATGGATAGTCATCCAGAAGAAGCAGGGCGCACCATCGGCCTCCGCCAAGCTGGAAAGCTTATTCTCGGATGTAGAAGAAGTGGGGAAAGATAAGGGATATCGCATTATCAGAGCGAAGAAGTAA
- the nusG gene encoding transcription termination/antitermination protein NusG gives MEKRWYVVHTYSGYENKVKANLEKRVESMGMEDKIFRVLVPMEEELVNKDGKKKTVMRKVYPGYVLVEMVQTDDSWYVVRNTPGVTGFVGSTGSGSKPTALLPEEVEQILKHMGMVEPKAKIDFEIKESVRIMVGPFANFVGSVEEILADKSKIKVHVNMFGRETPLELDFTQVEKI, from the coding sequence ATGGAAAAAAGATGGTATGTCGTTCATACCTATTCCGGGTATGAGAATAAGGTCAAGGCCAATTTGGAAAAACGCGTTGAGTCCATGGGCATGGAAGACAAAATATTCCGCGTTCTTGTTCCTATGGAAGAAGAATTGGTAAACAAGGATGGCAAGAAAAAAACTGTCATGCGTAAAGTTTACCCCGGTTACGTTTTGGTCGAAATGGTACAGACTGATGATTCCTGGTATGTAGTCCGCAATACGCCGGGCGTTACCGGATTTGTCGGTTCAACTGGTTCGGGGTCCAAGCCTACCGCTCTGCTCCCTGAAGAGGTTGAACAAATTCTGAAGCATATGGGCATGGTTGAACCTAAAGCGAAGATTGATTTCGAAATTAAGGAATCCGTACGTATTATGGTCGGTCCGTTTGCGAATTTTGTGGGCTCCGTGGAAGAGATTTTGGCAGACAAGAGCAAGATCAAGGTACATGTCAACATGTTTGGACGGGAAACCCCGCTCGAGTTGGATTTCACTCAAGTGGAGAAGATATAA
- a CDS encoding NYN domain-containing protein, giving the protein MADWRDILLVDGYNMIGGWPELAALSQTGMQGARDRLLDMLADYQAFSGLRVIAVFDAYRVPGLGRSFVQGKVQVFFTKEKETADECIERLVGEFTHRRRQISVATSDFVEQHVVFAQGALRISARELRLEIEENQKQVKKAIEPGSVSSTRHSLEDKLPPETRKRLEDWRRQ; this is encoded by the coding sequence ATGGCAGACTGGCGCGATATACTGCTCGTGGACGGATACAACATGATCGGCGGCTGGCCGGAGCTTGCGGCGCTGTCGCAGACCGGCATGCAGGGGGCCCGCGACCGGCTGCTCGATATGCTGGCCGATTATCAGGCATTCTCCGGGCTGCGCGTCATAGCCGTATTCGATGCATACCGTGTGCCGGGACTTGGACGGTCGTTTGTACAGGGGAAAGTCCAGGTATTCTTCACTAAGGAAAAGGAAACGGCAGATGAGTGCATTGAGCGGCTGGTGGGAGAATTCACTCACCGCCGCAGACAGATTTCTGTGGCGACCAGCGATTTTGTGGAGCAGCATGTTGTTTTTGCGCAAGGGGCGCTCCGGATCTCGGCAAGAGAACTGAGACTGGAGATTGAAGAGAATCAGAAACAGGTTAAAAAGGCTATTGAACCGGGAAGTGTAAGCAGCACCCGTCACTCCCTGGAAGACAAGCTGCCTCCGGAAACGCGGAAACGTCTCGAAGACTGGCGCAGACAGTGA
- the rplK gene encoding 50S ribosomal protein L11, whose protein sequence is MAKKVIKMVKLQIPAGKANPAPPVGPALGQAGVNIMAFCKEFNARTADQAGLIIPVEITVFEDRSFTFITKTPPAAVLLRIAAKVEKGSGEPNKKKVAKLGRAAVREIAETKMPDLNAASIEAAMRMVEGTARSMGITIED, encoded by the coding sequence ATGGCTAAAAAAGTTATTAAAATGGTGAAACTGCAGATTCCTGCAGGGAAAGCGAATCCAGCGCCTCCAGTAGGTCCGGCGTTAGGTCAAGCAGGTGTCAACATCATGGCATTCTGTAAGGAATTCAACGCTCGTACTGCCGACCAGGCTGGCCTGATCATCCCGGTTGAAATTACAGTATTTGAAGACCGTTCCTTTACCTTCATCACTAAAACTCCTCCGGCTGCTGTTCTGCTTCGCATCGCTGCAAAAGTAGAAAAAGGATCCGGTGAACCAAACAAGAAGAAAGTAGCAAAACTCGGCCGCGCAGCGGTTCGTGAAATTGCTGAAACAAAAATGCCCGATCTGAACGCTGCATCTATCGAAGCTGCAATGCGTATGGTTGAAGGTACTGCCCGCAGTATGGGTATCACAATCGAAGACTAA
- the secE gene encoding preprotein translocase subunit SecE, with translation MKRSFKSLFSFFTESWSELKKVRWPSRKELKNYTLIVLGTIVVIALYFWVLDIGISAVIEAII, from the coding sequence GTGAAACGTAGTTTCAAGTCTTTGTTTTCCTTTTTCACTGAGAGCTGGAGTGAACTCAAAAAGGTTCGCTGGCCTAGCCGTAAGGAACTGAAAAACTATACATTGATCGTTCTCGGTACAATTGTAGTTATCGCTCTTTACTTCTGGGTTCTGGACATCGGTATTTCCGCTGTGATTGAAGCGATTATTTAG
- the rpoB gene encoding DNA-directed RNA polymerase subunit beta — protein sequence MAGHLVQYGRRTRRSYARINEVLEVPNLIEIQQKSYDWFLEEGLREMFQDISPIQDFTGNLVLEFIDYSLGEPKYTVDDAKERDVTYAAPLRVKVRLINKETGEVKEQEVFMGDFPLMTETGTFIINGAERVIVSQLVRSPSVYFSTKVDKNGKKTYTATVIPNRGAWLELETDAKDIMYVRIDRTRKIPVTVLLRALGFGSDAEILELLGNDEYIRNTLDKDNTDSTEKALIEIYERLRPGEPPTLDNAKSLLVARFFDPKRYDLANVGRYKINKKLHIKNRLFNQRLAQPLVDESTGEILAESGQMVDRRLLDELIPYFEKNVAGKNYRVTGGVMDSEDIPLQTIDVFSPIEEGRIIKLIANGNIDKSVKHITQADIISSISYFINLLHGIGNTDDIDHLGNRRLRSVGELLQNQFRIGLSRMERVVRERMSIQDANAITPQALINIRPVIASIKEFFGSSQLSQFMDQTNPLAELTHKRRLSALGPGGLTRERAGFEVRDVHHSHYGRMCPIETPEGPNIGLINSLSTFARINEYGFIEAPYRWVDPKTGKVTEQIDYLTADEEDNYVVAQANVLIDENGTFKEDMVIVRYNKDSDNITTMPSNRVDYMDVSPKQVVSVATALIPFLENDDSNRALMGSNMQRQAVPLLIPKAPLVGTGMEHKSAKDSGVCIVSKYDGIIERSSANEIWLRRVEAVEGKEVKGDIVKYKLHKFMRSNQGTCINQRPLAKRGDIVKKGDILADGPSTEMGELALGRNVVVAFMTWEGYNYEDAILLSEKLVKEDVYTSIHIEEYESEARDTKLGPEEITRDIPNVGEEALRNLDERGIIRIGAEINAGDILVGKVTPKGVTELTAEERLLHAIFGEKAREVRDTSLRVPHGSDGIIVDVKVFTRENGDELPPGVNQLVRVYIAQKRKISEGDKMAGRHGNKGVVARILPEEDMPFLPDGTPVQVVLNPLGVPSRMNIGQVLEVHIGMAALRLGIHVATPVFDGAREYDVFDTMEEAGMQRNGKTVLYDGRTGERFEREVTVGVMHMIKLAHMVDDKIHARSTGPYSLVTQQPLGGKAQFGGQRFGEMEVWALEAYGAAYTLQEILTVKSDDVVGRVKTYESIVKGENVPEPGVPESFKVLIKELQSLGMDVKILSGDEQEIEMKELDDEDETSGDKLSLNLEGAEVGIE from the coding sequence TTGGCAGGACATCTTGTTCAGTATGGTCGACGCACTCGGCGGAGCTATGCGAGAATTAACGAGGTACTCGAGGTCCCGAACCTGATCGAGATCCAACAAAAATCTTATGACTGGTTTTTGGAGGAAGGATTGCGGGAAATGTTCCAGGACATCTCGCCGATCCAGGATTTCACAGGAAATTTGGTACTAGAGTTCATTGATTACAGCCTGGGTGAACCGAAGTATACGGTTGACGACGCTAAAGAGCGGGACGTAACATATGCGGCTCCTCTGCGTGTAAAGGTGCGTCTCATCAATAAGGAGACCGGTGAGGTCAAAGAGCAGGAAGTGTTCATGGGAGATTTCCCGCTGATGACGGAAACCGGCACTTTTATTATCAATGGTGCGGAACGGGTTATTGTCAGCCAGTTGGTTCGCTCTCCAAGCGTCTATTTCAGCACGAAAGTGGATAAGAACGGCAAAAAAACCTACACCGCCACAGTAATTCCGAATCGCGGAGCTTGGCTGGAACTGGAGACCGACGCTAAGGACATCATGTATGTCCGTATCGACCGGACCCGTAAGATCCCGGTAACCGTGCTTCTGCGTGCTCTAGGCTTCGGCAGTGATGCTGAAATTCTGGAACTGCTTGGTAATGATGAATATATTCGCAATACGCTGGATAAAGACAACACGGACTCTACGGAGAAGGCGCTTATTGAAATTTACGAGCGTCTGCGTCCGGGTGAACCACCGACACTTGACAATGCCAAGAGCCTATTGGTCGCACGTTTCTTTGATCCGAAACGTTATGATTTGGCCAATGTAGGCCGTTACAAAATCAACAAAAAACTGCATATTAAGAATCGTCTGTTCAATCAGCGTCTGGCGCAGCCTTTGGTTGATGAATCTACAGGAGAAATCCTGGCAGAATCCGGCCAGATGGTTGACCGCCGCCTGCTTGACGAGCTGATTCCTTATTTCGAGAAGAATGTAGCTGGCAAGAACTACCGTGTTACCGGCGGGGTTATGGACAGTGAAGATATTCCGCTGCAGACTATTGACGTATTCTCGCCAATTGAAGAAGGCCGGATTATCAAGCTGATCGCCAATGGCAACATTGACAAGTCGGTCAAGCATATTACCCAGGCTGATATTATATCCTCAATCAGCTACTTTATTAATTTGCTGCACGGTATCGGTAATACAGATGATATCGACCACTTGGGTAACCGCCGTCTGCGTTCTGTAGGTGAATTGCTGCAGAATCAGTTCCGTATCGGTCTGTCCCGTATGGAGCGCGTGGTGCGGGAGAGAATGTCAATTCAGGACGCTAATGCGATTACACCGCAGGCACTGATCAACATCCGTCCGGTTATCGCGTCGATCAAAGAGTTCTTCGGTAGTTCGCAGCTGTCCCAGTTTATGGATCAGACGAACCCGCTTGCTGAACTTACACACAAGCGCCGTCTGTCGGCACTTGGACCCGGCGGTCTGACCCGTGAACGCGCAGGCTTTGAAGTCCGCGACGTACATCACAGTCACTACGGCCGTATGTGTCCTATCGAAACACCGGAAGGTCCGAATATCGGTCTGATCAACTCCTTGTCTACCTTTGCACGCATCAATGAATACGGCTTTATCGAAGCTCCGTATCGTTGGGTGGATCCAAAGACTGGTAAGGTTACAGAACAAATCGATTATCTGACTGCTGATGAAGAAGATAACTATGTAGTTGCTCAGGCGAATGTACTGATTGATGAGAATGGTACATTTAAGGAAGACATGGTTATCGTTCGTTACAACAAGGATTCAGATAACATTACTACTATGCCTAGTAACCGTGTTGACTACATGGACGTTTCACCTAAGCAGGTTGTGTCGGTCGCTACGGCGCTCATTCCGTTCCTTGAGAACGATGACTCCAACCGCGCACTGATGGGATCGAACATGCAGCGGCAGGCCGTTCCGCTTCTGATTCCGAAAGCTCCGCTTGTCGGCACAGGGATGGAACATAAATCCGCCAAGGATTCTGGCGTATGTATTGTTTCCAAATATGACGGTATTATTGAACGCTCCTCTGCCAATGAAATCTGGCTGCGCCGTGTAGAGGCAGTTGAAGGCAAGGAAGTTAAAGGCGATATCGTTAAATATAAATTACACAAATTTATGCGTTCGAACCAAGGGACTTGCATTAATCAGCGTCCGCTGGCTAAACGTGGCGATATTGTTAAGAAGGGTGATATCCTGGCAGACGGACCTTCCACAGAAATGGGCGAACTTGCTCTTGGCCGTAACGTAGTCGTTGCGTTCATGACTTGGGAAGGTTACAACTACGAGGATGCGATCCTGCTCAGTGAGAAGCTGGTTAAGGAAGATGTATACACTTCGATCCATATCGAGGAATATGAATCCGAAGCCCGTGACACCAAGCTAGGACCTGAAGAGATCACGCGTGATATTCCAAACGTTGGTGAAGAGGCGCTCCGCAATTTGGATGAGCGCGGAATCATTCGTATCGGTGCGGAAATCAATGCCGGCGACATTCTGGTAGGTAAAGTTACTCCGAAGGGCGTAACTGAACTGACTGCTGAAGAACGCCTGCTGCACGCAATCTTCGGTGAGAAGGCTCGTGAAGTCCGTGATACCTCCTTGCGCGTTCCGCATGGTAGTGATGGTATTATCGTTGACGTTAAGGTGTTTACCCGTGAGAACGGCGATGAGCTGCCTCCAGGTGTGAATCAATTGGTTCGTGTCTACATCGCTCAGAAGCGTAAGATTTCTGAAGGTGACAAGATGGCCGGACGTCATGGTAACAAGGGTGTCGTTGCCCGTATCCTGCCAGAAGAAGATATGCCGTTCCTTCCGGATGGTACACCGGTACAGGTTGTCCTGAACCCGCTGGGCGTACCTTCACGTATGAACATCGGACAGGTGCTGGAAGTCCATATAGGTATGGCGGCACTGCGTCTGGGTATCCACGTGGCTACTCCGGTATTCGACGGAGCCCGTGAGTATGACGTGTTCGATACGATGGAAGAAGCCGGTATGCAGCGTAACGGTAAGACTGTGCTGTATGACGGACGTACAGGCGAGCGCTTCGAGCGTGAAGTTACTGTCGGCGTTATGCACATGATCAAGCTTGCGCACATGGTTGACGATAAGATTCATGCCCGTTCTACAGGTCCTTACTCACTCGTTACACAGCAGCCACTGGGTGGTAAAGCTCAGTTCGGCGGACAGCGTTTCGGGGAAATGGAAGTGTGGGCGCTTGAGGCTTACGGCGCGGCGTATACATTGCAAGAAATTTTGACCGTGAAATCCGATGACGTGGTTGGCCGTGTGAAAACGTACGAGTCCATCGTCAAAGGTGAAAATGTTCCAGAACCGGGTGTTCCGGAATCGTTCAAGGTATTGATCAAGGAACTGCAGTCGCTGGGTATGGATGTCAAAATCCTTAGCGGTGACGAGCAGGAGATCGAGATGAAGGAACTGGACGATGAGGACGAGACGTCAGGCGACAAGCTGAGCCTCAATTTGGAAGGCGCAGAAGTCGGCATAGAGTAG
- a CDS encoding Mini-ribonuclease 3 → MSGQFDLNSAWFPYEPSKPARLLSPIVLAYAGDAIYEVAVRQYLISLPNLRPNHLHRSATGLVSAKAQSTILAYLEPVLTEEEKDVVRRGRNAKSGTIPKNADVLEYRHATAFECLIGHLYYTGQQARIQELVHSSIEYMLNRTK, encoded by the coding sequence ATGAGCGGGCAGTTTGATCTGAACAGCGCATGGTTTCCGTACGAACCGTCCAAGCCGGCCCGTTTGCTCTCGCCGATTGTTCTGGCGTATGCAGGAGATGCCATTTATGAAGTGGCTGTGCGGCAGTATCTGATTTCGCTGCCCAATCTGCGTCCGAATCATCTGCACCGCTCGGCAACGGGACTGGTCTCGGCCAAAGCCCAGAGCACGATTCTTGCCTACCTTGAGCCGGTGCTCACGGAGGAAGAGAAGGACGTGGTAAGACGAGGGCGCAATGCCAAGTCCGGCACGATTCCCAAAAACGCAGATGTGCTGGAATACCGCCACGCGACTGCTTTTGAATGCCTGATCGGGCATTTATATTATACAGGACAGCAGGCGAGAATCCAGGAGCTTGTTCACAGCAGCATCGAATACATGTTGAATCGGACCAAATGA
- the rpmG gene encoding 50S ribosomal protein L33 — MRVIITLACTSCKQRNYATTKNKRNHPDRLEMKKFCKFCNEQTPHRETR; from the coding sequence ATGCGGGTAATTATCACTTTGGCTTGTACAAGTTGCAAACAAAGAAACTATGCAACAACCAAAAACAAGCGAAATCACCCCGACCGCTTGGAGATGAAGAAATTTTGCAAGTTTTGTAACGAGCAAACTCCTCATCGCGAAACCAGATAG
- the rplL gene encoding 50S ribosomal protein L7/L12, which produces MSKETILEEIKGMSVLELNDLVKAIEEEFGVTAAAPVAAGGAVAAVEEEQSEFDVILTGAGASKINVIKIVREITGLGLKEAKDVVDNAPKAIKEKVSKEEAEATKAKLEEAGASVEVK; this is translated from the coding sequence ATGAGCAAAGAAACAATTTTGGAAGAAATTAAAGGCATGAGCGTATTGGAACTGAACGACCTGGTTAAAGCAATCGAAGAAGAATTCGGCGTAACTGCAGCAGCTCCAGTAGCAGCTGGCGGCGCAGTAGCAGCTGTTGAAGAAGAGCAATCCGAATTCGACGTAATTTTGACAGGCGCTGGCGCTTCCAAAATCAACGTTATCAAAATCGTTCGCGAAATCACAGGTCTTGGCTTGAAAGAAGCTAAAGACGTTGTAGACAACGCTCCAAAAGCAATCAAAGAAAAAGTAAGCAAAGAAGAAGCAGAAGCTACCAAAGCAAAATTGGAAGAAGCAGGCGCTTCTGTAGAAGTGAAATAA
- the rlmB gene encoding 23S rRNA (guanosine(2251)-2'-O)-methyltransferase RlmB, translating to MEELRTEEEILAGKHSVLEALRAGRTLNKIWIAETAQKHLTAPIVAEARKAGIVIQHVDKRKLDQLAPGVQHQGVVAQAAPFAYTEVADILAAAEAKGEPPFLLLLDEIEDPHNLGSILRTADCTGVHGVIVPKRRSAQITATVSKTSAGAVEYVPVARVTNLGQTIDRLKELGVWVVGTDVDTDQNLFGSDIFTGPVAVVIGNENKGMGRLIREKCDVLLKLPMAGRINSLNASVAAGVIMYEVLRRRQEQG from the coding sequence ATGGAAGAATTGAGAACGGAAGAGGAAATACTGGCGGGCAAGCATTCAGTCCTTGAAGCGCTTCGTGCCGGCCGGACACTGAATAAAATATGGATCGCCGAAACTGCACAAAAGCACTTAACGGCACCTATCGTCGCTGAAGCCCGCAAAGCAGGAATTGTAATTCAGCATGTAGATAAGCGGAAGCTGGATCAGCTCGCACCGGGAGTTCAGCATCAAGGGGTGGTAGCACAGGCGGCACCGTTTGCCTACACCGAGGTTGCTGATATTCTTGCGGCGGCTGAAGCCAAAGGGGAACCGCCTTTTCTTCTTTTGCTGGATGAAATTGAAGACCCTCATAACCTGGGATCTATCTTGCGCACTGCCGACTGCACTGGTGTGCATGGTGTCATTGTACCGAAACGGCGTTCTGCGCAGATTACAGCAACAGTATCCAAAACCTCTGCCGGTGCAGTGGAATATGTGCCTGTTGCACGCGTAACCAATCTGGGCCAGACGATAGACCGCCTTAAGGAACTTGGGGTGTGGGTGGTTGGAACCGATGTGGATACGGATCAGAATCTCTTCGGATCTGATATTTTTACCGGACCGGTAGCGGTGGTTATCGGCAATGAGAATAAAGGAATGGGCCGCCTGATCCGTGAGAAATGTGACGTGCTCCTGAAGCTGCCGATGGCGGGAAGAATCAACTCTCTTAATGCTTCCGTAGCAGCCGGTGTAATTATGTACGAGGTGCTCCGCCGCCGGCAAGAACAGGGATAA
- the rplA gene encoding 50S ribosomal protein L1 yields MAKHGKKYQESAKLINSEATYEPSEAVELVKKAATAKFDETVEAAVRLGVDPRKQDQAVRGVVVLPHGTGKTQRVLVFAKGEKAKEAEAAGADFVGDADMINKIQQGWFEFDVCVATPDMMSEVGKLGRLLGGKGLMPNPKAGTVTFDVTKAVQEIKAGKIEYRLDKAGQIHAPIGKVSFNAEQLNENLKSLIDALNRAKPAAAKGVYLKGIAISSTMGPSARVNAAAFR; encoded by the coding sequence ATGGCTAAACATGGTAAGAAATACCAAGAATCTGCTAAGCTGATCAACAGCGAAGCAACTTACGAGCCTTCAGAAGCTGTAGAGCTTGTGAAAAAGGCAGCAACTGCTAAATTCGACGAAACCGTTGAAGCAGCAGTTCGTCTGGGTGTAGACCCGCGTAAACAAGACCAAGCTGTTCGTGGTGTTGTTGTCCTGCCTCACGGCACAGGCAAAACTCAACGCGTGCTTGTATTTGCAAAAGGTGAAAAAGCGAAAGAAGCGGAAGCTGCTGGCGCCGATTTTGTTGGTGATGCTGATATGATCAACAAAATTCAACAGGGCTGGTTTGAATTCGATGTCTGCGTAGCTACACCTGATATGATGAGTGAAGTCGGTAAACTGGGTCGTCTGCTCGGTGGTAAAGGCCTCATGCCTAACCCTAAAGCAGGTACAGTTACTTTCGACGTTACCAAGGCTGTTCAAGAAATCAAAGCCGGTAAAATCGAATATCGTCTTGACAAAGCGGGCCAAATTCACGCGCCAATCGGCAAAGTGTCTTTCAACGCTGAACAACTGAACGAGAACCTTAAATCCCTCATCGACGCTCTGAACCGTGCGAAACCGGCTGCTGCTAAAGGTGTATACCTTAAAGGCATCGCTATTTCGTCCACTATGGGACCTAGCGCTCGCGTGAACGCAGCTGCTTTCAGATAA
- the sigH gene encoding RNA polymerase sporulation sigma factor SigH, which produces MSVDLKELMLSEYDFISDEEIVEIFRGGDSGALEHLINKYRNFVRAKARSYFLIGADREDIVQEGMIGLYKAIRDFKGDKLSSFKAFAELCITRQIITAIKTATRQKHIPLNSYVSLDKPIYDEDSDRTLMDVICGTQVLDPEELIINQEEFIGLEDKMAEILSDLERKVLMLYLDGRSYQEIAEDLKRHVKSIDNALQRVKRKLERYLEVRDN; this is translated from the coding sequence GTGAGTGTCGACCTCAAGGAATTAATGCTATCCGAGTATGATTTCATAAGTGATGAAGAAATTGTCGAGATCTTCCGTGGTGGCGACAGTGGCGCATTGGAACATTTAATCAACAAGTACCGTAATTTCGTACGTGCCAAGGCTCGTTCCTATTTTTTGATCGGGGCAGATCGTGAAGATATTGTACAGGAAGGCATGATTGGCTTATATAAGGCAATTCGTGACTTCAAGGGGGACAAGCTTTCCTCGTTCAAGGCGTTTGCCGAGCTGTGCATCACCCGTCAGATTATAACTGCCATTAAGACAGCGACCCGCCAGAAGCATATTCCGCTGAACTCATACGTCTCGCTCGACAAACCCATCTATGATGAGGATTCCGACCGGACGCTGATGGATGTGATTTGCGGAACGCAGGTGCTTGATCCTGAAGAACTGATTATCAACCAGGAGGAGTTCATCGGACTGGAAGATAAGATGGCGGAGATCCTTAGTGATCTGGAACGCAAGGTTCTAATGCTCTATCTGGATGGACGGTCCTATCAGGAAATTGCTGAGGACTTGAAGCGGCATGTGAAGTCTATTGACAATGCACTGCAGCGAGTGAAGCGTAAGTTGGAAAGATATCTGGAAGTGCGTGACAATTAA
- the rplJ gene encoding 50S ribosomal protein L10, which yields MANAKVIQAKQDAVDVVTGKLQNSISTVVADYRGLNVSQVTELRKQLREAGVDFQVLKNTLLRRATAAAELTDLDAVLTGPTAIAFSETDAVVAAKILNDFAKKNDALKLKGGVVEGRVIDADQLKALAELPSRDGLLSMLLSVLQAPMRNFALAVKAVAEKEEQSA from the coding sequence TTGGCAAATGCAAAAGTAATCCAAGCTAAACAGGATGCGGTTGATGTTGTAACTGGCAAACTGCAGAACAGTATCTCTACTGTTGTTGCGGACTACCGCGGATTGAACGTTTCGCAAGTGACTGAACTGCGTAAGCAGCTTCGTGAAGCTGGCGTTGATTTTCAAGTCCTGAAGAACACATTGCTTCGCCGTGCAACTGCAGCGGCTGAGTTGACTGATCTGGACGCTGTCCTGACTGGTCCTACAGCGATCGCTTTCAGTGAAACTGATGCGGTAGTAGCAGCCAAAATTTTGAACGACTTCGCTAAGAAGAACGACGCTCTGAAACTTAAAGGCGGCGTTGTAGAAGGTCGCGTTATCGACGCTGACCAACTGAAAGCACTGGCTGAGCTTCCATCCCGCGATGGTTTGCTGTCCATGCTGCTTAGCGTGCTTCAAGCTCCAATGCGCAACTTCGCGCTTGCAGTTAAAGCTGTTGCTGAGAAAGAAGAACAAAGCGCGTAA